The Desulfuromonas sp. sequence TGCACTGGAGCGACGCCAGCGTCCCCTGCCTCGAAAGCAAATCGACGACCCTCGCCCTGGGGTACAATCTCCTGCCGGTCTCCGAAAGGCGAAGCGGCTTCCACGCCCCCATCGAAGGACCGAGCATCTCCATCGGCCTCAGGATGGTCTTCTAGACCTTCCCCCCCTTAGGAACAAATCCCGCACCACCCGTATCAGCCTCCCCTCCGGCGGGATGTTTCGTACACGCCCCCTGCGCCCGCACTCCCTCCCCCGACAAAAGAGCCGATCCCCCTGCGCCGGACAAAACGGCATCCCTTATGCAACGTCTCCCCCCGTGAACCAATTCGAAACCGGACCGGAACCTATCGAAGGAGCCATAAATGAAAGTCGCCCTGGTTGTAGACGATGAACCCCTGCTTCGCCGCCAGGTGGCGGAAACCCTCGTCAATTACGGCTTTGACGAGATCCTCGAGGCGGAAAACGGCAGCCAGGCGGTCGATATCGCCCTGAGCCGCAAACCCCTGCTGATCGTCATGGATGTCTCCATGCCTGTTCTGGACGGCATCAAGGCTGCCGAAAAAATAGGCAAAAAGGCCCCGACCCCGATCGTCCTCCTGACCGGCACAACCGACCCGGAGACGATCGAGAGGGCCCGCCTGGCCGGGGTCATGAGCTACGTGGTCAAGCCCTTCCGGGACGAGCAGCTCTACCCGGCGGTCGACCTCGCCATCCACCACTTCGTAGAAGTCTCCACCCTGCGCGACGAGGTGGCCGCCCTCAAGGAGACGCTGGAGACCCGCAAGACGGTGGAGCGGGCCAAGGCGGCCCTGATCAGGAAAGGGCTCAGCGAGCCGGAGGCCTACCGCAAGATTCAGAAGATCGCCATGGACAAACGCAAGAGTCTCAAAGAGGTGGCCGAAGCGATCCTCCTCATGGAGGGGTAGCGGCGGCCATGGAAGCGACCCCCCTCAACCTGTGCAACCTCCCGCCGTGGGCCATCGCTTCCCGCCATTTCAACCGTCACCCGAAGCCGTTGGAGATCCAGGGAGTGCGCCGCGCCAACCGCCTCCTCTTCGAGCGGCTGGACCTCCTGGAGTCGACTGCCGAACGGGGCGCCCTGTTCCACGACTACATGGACGTCACCTTCCAGCTGCACCAGTGGGAGAGCCAGGAGACCGCCCGGGGGCGCAAGAGCCTCAAGAACAGCTACCTGCGCTTTCTGCGCGGTTGGATGTTCGACAGCAACGCGCTGGAGGGGGCGGTCCTCAAGGGATGGGTCGAAAGCCGCCTGGGACTGCACCCCTCCTTTCACCGCGAGCCGATCGAGGACATCCACTCGGAGGCCTACTTCCTCTACACCGTCGACCGGATGAAGGGGGCGGCCCGCACCAGCGCCCTCGACGCCCAGTTCGACGTGCTCTACGAATTCACCCAGTACGAACTGCAGCGACGCCATCCGGGGGAGACCCACTTCACCCTATACCGGGGCATCAACGACTTCGACGAGCAGCGCATCCTCGAGACGTTCGGCAAGAACCGGCACCTGGTGCGCCTCAACAACCTCGCCTCCTTCACCACCGACTTCGAGCGGGCCTGGGAATTCGGCAGCCGGGTCCTGGAGACGGAGGTCCCCCTGCCCAAGATCTTCTTCCGGGGCGACCTCCTCCCCTCCTCCCTGCTCAAGGGGGAGGGGGAGGTCATGGTCTTCGGCGGGGAGTACGAGGTCAAGGTGCTGATCGGGGGGTAGGGGCAGCTATCAGCCTCCTACTGACTACTGACTCCGGCAAGTCAACTTCGGACCCTGGTTGAAGGGCCAGACAAGACACCATGAGCCGAGACGACATCCTCTCCCGGGCCCGGGCCGCTTTTCTCGGCCTGGCCCTCGGCGACGCCCTGGGCGCCACCACCGAATTCATGACCCCGGCCGAAATCCGGGCCAAGTACAAGGTGCATCGCAAGATCGTCGGGGGGGGCTGGCTCTACCTCAAGCCCGGCAAGGTCACCGACGACACCGAGATGTCCCTGTGCATCGCCCGGGCCGTGGCGGAGTCAGGCGGCTGGGACCTGGGAGCCGTCGCCGATCATTTCGTCGCCTGGTTCAAGGGCCGCCCCGTCTACATCGGCGAGACCTGCCGCCGGGGCATCCGCCGCTACATGCGCAGGGGCGAGCTGGAGGTGCCCTACAACGAGTGGGACGCCGGCAACGGCGCGGCCATGCGCATGGCGCCGGTGGCCCTCTTCACCCTCGGGGACGACGACCTGCTGAGACGGTGCGCCCTCGAGCAGGCCCGCCTCACCCACCACCATCCCCTCTCCGACGCCGCCTGCCTCACTATCGGGCGCATGGTCCAGCAGGCCGTTCTCGGCTGCGACCGCTTCGCCCTGCACGCCCAGACCCGCGAACTGGTTGCCGAATGCCCCTCTTTCCGGTTTAATAAATACTCGGGGAACGCCACGGCCTACGTCGTCGACACCCTGCAGACGGTCTTCCACTATTTCTTCTCCACGGCGAGCTTCGAGGAGTGCCTCGTGGGGGTGGTCAACCAGGGCGGAGACGCCGACACCACCGGGGCCATCGCCGGGATGATCGCCGGGGCCTTCTACGGGTCCGGGGCGCTCCCGAAGAGATGGCTCCGGAAGCTGGACCCGGAGGTCCGCGCCGAGGCCGACGCGTTGGCTGGACGCCTGGTGGAACTTTCGCCCTGGAACCGGACCGGCTGACCCCGCCACCCCGAAGACCGGAAAGAAGAGACCATGACCCCGGAAAGCTGCCGCCGACTCTTCCCCGTCACCTAACAGTTCGTCTTTCTCAACCATGCCGCCATCGCCCCGCCCTCGACCCCTGCGGCGGAGGCGGCCGCGGCCTTCCACTACGGGTGCGCAGCCCGGGGAAGCGCCGATTACTTCGACTGGCAGGAACGGCTGGCCGGGGTGCGCCGCTCTGTCGCGACTCTGCTCGGCGCAGGGGAGGAGGAGGTCGCCCTGACCGGCAACACCTCCGAGGGCCTCGCCATGGTGGCCGAAGCCTTCCCCTGGCGCCCCGGCGACGCGGTCCTGGTCCCGGTTCCCGACTTCCCCGCCAACGTCTATCCCTGGATGCACCTGGAACGCAAAGGGGTAAAGATCCGCTTCGTGCGGCGCCGCCAGGGACGCCTGACGGCGGACGATTTCGCCCGGGCCCTGGTCCCAGAAGCACGAATGGCGGTGGCCAGCACGGTCGATTTCGCCAGCGGCTACGCAACCGACCTGGAAGCCCTCGGGAGCTTCTGCCGGGAAAAGGGTCTGATCTTCGGGGTGGACGCTATCCAGAGCCTGGGAGTCCTGGCGCTGGACGTCAAAAAGTGCGGCATCAACTTTCTCGCCGCCGGCGGCCACAAGTGGCTCCTCGGCCCGATGGGGACGGGGATGCTCTACGTGGACGCGGCCCTCACCCCAGACCTCGACCCGCCCCTGGTGGGATGGAAGAGCGTGGCCGACGAGGAGAACTTCGAACTCCACTTCGAACTCAAGGAGAACGCTCAGAAATTCGAGCCTGGGACCATGAACCTTGCGGGGATTTTCGGGCTCGGAGCCTCCCTGGAGCTGCTGCGGGAGGTGGGACCGGAAGCCGTCCGGGATCGGATTTTCGCCCTCTGTGACCGCTTTGCGGAGGGGCTGCTCGGCCGCGGACTGGAGCTGGCCTCCCCCCTCTCGGCGGGGGAGCGCTCGGGAATCCTCTCCTTCCGGCCGCAGGACGAAGCGGCCGCCACCTTCCGCCACCTGATGGCCAACCGGGTCCAGGTCTCCCTGCGGGGCGGCCTGATCCGCCTCGCGCCCCACTTCTACAACAACGAAGACGATGTGGAGGGGTTTTTCCGGGTCCTGGATAAAACGCCCCGCTGAAGGTGCATCCCGGGATCCGTGCTTGTGCTTTGGTCTGCAGCTCCGCCCCCATCTCCTTGGGTCCAGGGGATTGGGCGGGCAATCCCCTGGTCGCCTGCGGGGGCGAGACCCCGCAACCCGTTTCGAATTTCAACAGGGGAAAAACTCGCTGCGTTCAGACATTCATCGCTTCTTTTTCAGCAAAGGCCTTCCAGCTCCGTCACCATCACCCGGGGATTTCGGTCCCCCCGGCCAGAAGGCCGGAATAGAACCGGTACCAGTTCCCCCCCATGATCCCGGCGACCGCCTCCCGCCCGTAGCCGGCGCCAAGCATCCTTTCGGCCAGCAACCCCAGCCTGCCGTGATCCTCCAGCCCCCGGCAAGCCCCGTCGAATCCCCCCAGGTCGGTCCCAAGGCCGACCCCGTCGGGTCCGACCTTCTGCACCAGCCAGTCGACCTGGCGGAACAGGTCCTCGATCCCCGCCCGACCGGTGATGGAGAGCATCTCCGGAGCGAGAGCGAGGCCGACCACCCCGCCCCGATCGAGCACCAGGCGGACCTGCGCCTCGTCCAGGTTCCTCGGCCGATCGCAGAAGGGGCGCAGGCCGGTGTGGGAGCAGACCAGGGGCCCGCCGAAGATCTCCGCCACCTCCCGAAAGCCGGGGGCGGCCAGGTGGGCGACGTCGATGACCCACCCCCGCCGCTCCAACTCGCCCACCAGGCGTCTTCCGGCGGCGCTCAGCCCCCCCGGGGAGACGACCCCGTTGCCGTCGGCGATGCGGTTGCGCCCGGCGTGGGTCAGGCCGACCGCCGTCACCCCCCAGCTGCGCAGCGCATCGAGGTCGGCCTCGAGCAGGGCGTCGCCGTTCTCGACCAGAAAGAGCACCCCGGTCTGCGACTCTCCCCGGAAAGACGCCTCGAGCTCTGCCTCCCCATGGATGCGCTGCAGTCCGGACAGTCGTCGTTCGGCGAACCCCTGCAGGGAGCGCAGATGCTCCAGGGCGGTGCCGGGGCCGTTGTGGGCGTCGGCGCAGTACAGGGCGCAGACGAGCGTCCGGACGTTGCCCTCCGCCAGCGAGGAGGCGGTGACCGGTCCGGCGGCCAGTCCGGCGAAGGGGGTCTCGTCCCCCCGCTCCATCATGGCGTAGACCAGGTCGACGTGGCCGTCGAAAACCGGAAAGGCCTGCGGCGGCTCAGCGGGTCGCAAGGAAGTATTCACTGCGGATCAGCTCGTAATGGTTGCGGTGGTTGCGGATTTTCCACCAGAGGGCGCCGGCCTCGGAGACGCTCCAGGGCGGCCGGGTCTCCCGCTCGAGGATCCGGCGGACGTTGTCCGGGCCGCTGCCCGGGTAGGGTCCCTCGTCCCTTCCCCCCAGCCACTCCGACTCGTCGGCCGCCTCGGCCGACCAGGAAAAAGGGTCGGAGAAGACCAGCCTAGCCCCTTTCGCGGCGGCGACGCGGCCGACCTCCTGCAGGTGCCGCAGTGGACGGGGCACCCTGTCGAGAAGGTTGAGAGAGGCGACGAGGCCGAAGAGCCCAGCGGGAAAGGGGGGAGCCAGGGCGTCGCCGACGACGAACTCCACGTTTGCGTCCCGCCAGGCTGCCGGCAGGCGAACCGTGCGCCGCTCCGAAAGCGTCCCCTCGACGCTCAGGCCGAAATCGAGAGTCCCTTCTCGGGCGAGGCGGCGGGCCAGGCCGACGAAGGCCCGGGAGCGGTAGAGGCCCACCGCCAGCTCGGACCGGGCCGCCATCTCCCAGCTCATCCGCCCCACCGCGCAGCCGAAGTCGATGGCCAGGCCGGCCCGCTCCGGAAGGAGCCCCGCCCACCGCCGGTAGGCGCCGCCGGCCTCGGGGTCACCGGCCCCGGGGCTGTCGAAAACGTCGCCGTAGTGGCTCCACAGATAGGCCGAAGCGGCGGCTTCCTCTTCGTAGCGGCTCTGGCCGCCGGGGCCGCCACCGGGGCCAGGTAGCAGGTGCGCGGTCCCGTCTTCGATGGGATAGCGACTGCCGCAGGTGCTGCAGTCGAGGCGTCCGGAGACGATCTCCCCGTCCTCCTCCCGGGCAACGGAGGCGCCCAGGGGCCGCTCGCCGGGGAGGCAGGCGGGGCAGATCAGGATGTCGAGAAGTCTTCTTTTCATGGGACCATTAAAAAAGCGGGCAAACCGGCCGGTCGTCCCGCTCAATGAGAATTCATGTCAGTTGAGGTCCGAACCGGACCTAGCTGGGCCCGTGTCATTGCGGGACCGGACGCTTCACCTTCACCTCGACACCTTTCGTCTTCAGCATGGAACCACCTCCCTTCCATCTGTCGGGTCCGGGGGTTGATCACCTGTCAGAAACTTCAACTCCGACAGGTCGCCCGCCGCCTCCCGGCAGGCGGCGAAAAATTCTGCGCGCTCCATTTCCCGGCCGTAGCGGGGGTAAAGCCGTGCGGCGATTTCATCGACCGTCGCCTCCCCGGTGCACTGATCCAGGAGATCGCGGCCGAAATCGTTGACCTCGGTGACTTCCAGTTCGTCTTCCCCCTGCCGGAAGACCAGCCAGACCGGCTCTTGCGGGTAATCCCGCGGATAACGCCCCTCCCGCAGATCGGCGACGATCGCCGGCAGGTTGTAGCGAAAACCCGCCAGCAGAACGTTCTTCGGCTTCTGCGGGCGCCACCGGTCGAGACGACATAAGTCTATGTTACACGCAATCCGGCTGCTGGCAAATCGGGCCACGTCAAGGACCCGGCTCTCGTAGGCCACCACCTCGGCGAGGTGGGCCCACCCCTCCTCCCCGGCCTCCTTCAGCAGGCGCGCGGCGAACCCCCCGAAATGGCGATCGCAGTCCGCCGGATTCAGGGATGGCTCAGTGCGCTCCCCGGCCCGCCGCACCGTCTCCAGGAAGCGCCCGAAGAGGACGCTCGGGGAGATCTCCAGGGCCAGGCAGAGGAGAAGAAAACTCCTCGGGTAGAGATTCACGACGAGGGGAAAATGACGGGCCAGAAGGTCGAGTTCCTCCAGTTCCATCCCCGGGCAGGGGAGGTTGAAAAAGCTGCCGAACAGCGCCGGGTGCGCGTCGATCAACCTCTCGTCCGCAGCCAGCCTGCGGCCATCGTCAAATTCGATCCCCAGTGAAAAGTAGGTGTCCACACTCCTTACCAGCCTCTGGCCGTAGCGCCTCTGCAGCTCTGTCCCGGGCAGGACGGTCGGCAGTTGGAGGAGGGGATTGGTGTCCCCCCGGCTGCCGGTCTCCAGGGCCAAGGTCAAGGTGGCGTCGATGTCCCGCCGCTCCTCCTCGGGAAAACCGATCACGAAGCTGAGGGTCGGCACCATCCCCTGCTCGGTCGTCTGGCGCACCCGCTCCGGGAGGATGCCCGGGTCGATGCGCTTGCGGATAAAGGCCAGGGTCTTCTTCGAGCCAGAGTCGATGCCGTAGCACATCGACTCGCAGCCGGCCTCGCGCATCAGGGAGAGGAGCTCCGCATCGACCGAGTCGAGCCGGGAGATGCAGTACCAGGGGGTGACCAGGTTCTCCTCGAGGACCCGGCGGCAGAAGGCCTCCACGAAAGAACGCTCGGCGGTGAACTGGTCGTAGGCGAGCAGGAAGCACCCGGCGCCCTGCTCCTCGCGCAGCTGGCGCATCTCCCCGACCAGCCGTTCAACGGAATAGGTCCGGGTCCGGCGCCGCCACATCACCGACTCGGAGCAGTAGACGCAGGCGTGGGGGCAACCGCGACCCACCTCGAGAATGGCGATGCTGCGGGGCAGGCCGCAGGCCCTGCGGTACTCCTCCAGGGGGGCCGCCAGCCGGTAATCGGGCAGGGGCAGGGTGTCGAGGTCGTCGATCAGGTCCCGCTCGGGGTTGGCCTCGACGGCCTTCCCCCGCCGCCAGCTGACCCCGGCGATCCCCTCCGGTCCCCTCCCCGCGGCATAGGCGCCGGCCAACTCGGCGAAGGTGACCTCCCCCTCGCCGCGCACCACCGCGTCGATGCAGGGGAAGGCCTCAAGGGTCTGCCCGGCGACGAAGGAGGCGTTGTGCCCGCCGAGGACGATCCGGGCCTGCGGCCGCTCCCTGCGGACCCGTTCGGCGATCTGCAGGGTCGGCGGATAGGTGGTGCACTGGGTGGAGAAGGCGACCAGGTCGGGCTCTTCGTCCAGGATCATCCGGGCGCACCGGCCGTAGAGGTCCGGCCCCATGGGGAGCCTTCCCTGGCGCAAGGCCAGCACCATGTCGAAGAGCGCCACCCGGTGCCCCCGCCGCCGCAGGACCGTCCCGAGGCTCATCAGGCCGAGGGGGGGCAGGTTGTACATGTCGGGATGGTAGAAAGGCGGAAAGACCAGGGCGACGTTCATGACCGTCCTTTCAAGGGGGGAGATGCCGATGAATTTCGATCTAAAAGGATAGCAGAGTTTCGCCCCGGCGCTCCGGGAGGTTTGATCGAGGCGGGCTGGACAGGACCCGGTTTGTTTGTCATCCTTTCGAAAACAGCCCCATGATCAAGAAGGACAATAAAGAGCAGAGCCGCCGGTCATGGAAACGTCCGGAGAAGAAAGGAAAACGGGAAACAGGAGGAAAAGAATGGGCGGGGATCGGATGGAAATCGTGCGGGGCGACATCACCCGGTTGGAGGTGGACGCCATCGTCAACGCCGCCAACAGCTCGCTGCTCGGCGGCGGGGGGGTGGACGGGGCCATCCACCGGGCCGCGGGGCCGGGCCTGCTGGAGGAGTGCCGCACCCTCGGGGGCTGCCCCACCGGGGAGGCGAAGATCACCGGGGGCTACGCACTGCCCGCCCGCTACGTCATCCATACCGTCGGCCCGGTGTGGCACGGCGGCGACCGGGGCGAAGACGACCTGCTCGCCGGCTGCTACCGCAGCAGCCTCCGCCTCGCCTCCGAGAGGGGGCTGGAAAGCGTCGCCTTCCCCGCCATCAGCACCGGCGTCTACCGCTTCCCCCTGGAGCGGGCCTGCCGCATCGCTCTCGGGGAGACCCGGCGATTTCTGGCCGGGCCGACGAGCCTGCGCAGGGTTCTGTTCGCCTGCTTTTCCGAAGAAGACGCCCGGGTCTACCGCCGGGTTCTCGGGGAGCCGAGCGACAACCCGGGCTAGGCGGGCGCGGCCTCTCTCTACTGGGCCTCCATGGCGGAGATAAACGCGTCGGCCTCGCGAATCGAGGCTTCCATCTCCCGGATAAGAGCCGCGACGTCCGTCTCGATGGTGCCGAGTTCGGCCTGCAGCGAGGCGATGGCCCGGGCGTTGAGGTTGTGCTTGAGATACAGCACCTGGTCGCGCAGGGGAGTGAGGACCGGGTCGATCTTGGCCTCGGCGCGGCGCATAGCCTTCTTCAGCTTGGCGTAGTGACGCCGGGTCTGGTCCAGTTTCTGCTGGCTGGAACGACGCAGGCTTGCGCTGGAATACTGGTCGAGTTCGTCTTTCCACTCGTCGAACAGGGCCTCGGCCACGTGCTCGACCCTGTCGACCCGGTCCCGCACCTCGGCGGCCCTCTCCTCGCTGCGATCGAGTTCGGCCTTGAGCTTGTCGTACTTCTCCTCCAGTTCTCCACCCTGGAACCCGAGCACGGCGCTGAACTGCTCCAGGGCCGAGGAGAACTGCTCCTTGGCCTCGCGCTGGCTGTCCCGGGCCTCCTCGACCCGATCGACGAGGATGTCCCTCTTGTGAACCCCGAACTTCTCCATGGTCGAGTAGTAGGCGCTCTGGCAGCCGGCCAGAAAAAGGGATGCGAAGAGCAGCACCCCGACGATGCGGACAAAACGGACAACGGCTCCGGTCATGGAATCCTCCTGGTGGAAAAATGGTTCCGGTCCCCCCCGTGGGGCCTTTGACCGGGAACCGTGAAGATGAGTTCAAGGACCCGCTCTATTGGTCGGCCAAGCTCAGGGGTTTCGGTTTATTAAAGTGTAGCAGATCGCAGCCGGGGTGCGACCGCACTGGGCCCGGCTGAAATGAACCGGCGGAAGACGCCGATGGGAAAAAGGTGAGAAGCGGTGAAAACTCTCGGTGGGTTTGTCGGAATTCTCCTGCTGGCCGGATGCTCTCTGCCCCCGCCCAGCTACACCTGGACACGAACCGACGGCGCCCTCCCGGTCGGCCTCTACCTCGACAGGGAGGACTGCGAGTTCGAGGTCATGGACAACCGACCCGATTGGGGTTTCTTCACCCGGTCGGCCGTTTACGACTGGGATGACGATTTCCAGGCCTGCATGACGGGCAAGGGCTGGGTCCTGAAGAGCCGCGAGAGCCCCTGACCATGGTCCTCCCCGGGCGGCGCAGGCGCCGCCCGGGGGAAACCGTGCCGGTCGTTGATATCTATGGCTGACCGGAGAGCCTCTTCTGGGCCAGCAGGACGTCCCCTCGCAACACGCTCTGCGGGTATGCGTCGAGAAACTCGCCGAAGAAGAACAGCGCCTCCTCCTTCTGCCCGTCGGCGGCCAGAGAGAGGGCGGCGCGGAACTTCTCGAGTTCCCCGGCGCTCACATCTACGGGCACCTCCTCCCCCTTCCAGTAGAGGGTGTCCGCGGCCGATGACGAGTTGCTTCCCCGCACCCCCCCGACTGCGGTGGTCGGCGGCCCGGACTTGTTCGGCTTGATGTCCTCAATCTTCTTGATCAGTTTCTGCCAGAAATCACCGCTCGCCTCCGGCTTTTTCTCCTCGGCCAGAGCGACGGAGGATGCCAGCAGAACGATGAGCAACAGACTCAAAAGCTTTTTCATAGTCCCCCTCCCGTAGTGGGTTGACCGACAGTCCTTGCGACCGCCGGAAGATTAATAGTTCTCGGCCAGTTCCAGGGCGATGGTCCGGTACTCGACCTTGAGGCCGGGATCGAGGCGCTCAGCCCGGCCGAAAGCGTCCTCGGCCTGTTTTCTACTCCCCAGCTTGAGGTGGGCCCGGGCCAGGTTCACCCAGATGCGGGCATCGCCGGCGTCGAGCCCGGCTGCCTCCTGGTAGGCCTTCTGGGCCTTGCGGTAGTCTCCGGCCAGGAAATGGGCGTTGCCCAGGTTGTTCTTGACCGCGGCGTTGCCGGGGTCGAGCCGGGCGGCTTCGCCGAACCTTTTGATCGCCTCGCCGAGTTCACCCTGCCGGGCATACTTGACCCCCAGCTGCAGAAGGGCCTCGAAATCACGGGGATTCTCCTTCACCCGGGCCAGGTAGCGCGAGACGGCGCTCTGCACGACGATTTTCTGCAGCGACTTGAACTCCCCCGGAAATTCCCTCTCCAGGTCCTCCCAGGCGACCGGATCGGCGCGCCACTCGGACGGGGGGAGACTTGCAGGCTTGAACCGCTCCCAGGCCTGACGGATATCCATGCGGGTCAGGCCCCGCCCCTCCCACATCCGGTACGCCTTGCTCCCCGACTCCCAAGCGGTCATGAAGGAAGCACCCACCTCGGTGACCTCGAGGGGAGCCCAGAGGGTCCCGGCCTGTTCCACCAGCAGCCCCCGGGCCGGCCCCAGGTCAGCGTCCGGGTCGAGCCCCGTGTCGAACATCATAAACATGTGCCCGGGGTAGGCCAGCACCTGGGTACGGATGCCCAGACTCTCGAGCAGGGCGCAGTACAGGCCGACCAGGTCATCGCAGTCTCCCGAGCGGCGCTCCAGAGTTTCCCTGGGATACTGGACGTAGTCGACCATCCGGGTGTTGCCGGAGGCCACCTGGTAGGGGTTGCTCGGATCCTGGACATAGGTGAGGCCAAGCAGCCCCAGAGTCTCGAAGAGAGCCCCTCCCAGGGGCAGAATCTGCTCGGCGGCGGGGACCTGGACGGCCACGCCCCGGGAGAGATCGAGCAGGAGCGGGTCCTTGGGGTTGATAAAGGTGGCGAAGCGCTCCTCCACGTCCCAGATCATGCGGTGCTTTTCGTAGAGGTTCAGGGTGTGGTGCCGGGAAAAGGTCCTGTCCTCCCCGTTGCGAAAATAGCTGGCCCGGATTTCGGTCTGGACGGGGGTGTCTTCGGAGACGCCGAGGATGTTGTTGTTGAAGACAGCACGCAGAGCGAGATCCGCGCCCTGCGCGGGCGGCAGGTCTTCGATCTCCACCTCCGAGGGGAAGTCCATGAAATCCTTGATGGTGAAAAAGACCTTCAGCCTGGAGATGTGGTCGCTGGTGTTGTTGGTGACCCGGACCAGGCCGATGCCCTCGTTCTCGTAGATCTTGTAGTTGCTCGAGAAGATGTCCTGCATCTCCAGGATGTAGATCTCCACGGGGGGCCGGGTGGCGACCGGGGTTGTCACCGTGACCGCCGTCCGTGTGCTCTCCTCGGAGTCGGTGCTGACCGCCGCGACAAGGAAGGTGTAGGCGGTTTCCGGGTCGAGGGCGACATCGACGAAAGAAGGCTCCCGGGTTTCGCCCACGAGGCGCGGTTCTCCGCCGCCCTTACGGTAGACCGCGTAGTGATCGACAAACTCCTCCCGGTTGGGCCTCCAGGACAGGGCCACCTCCCAGGGCAGGGCGCTGGCCCTGACATCCCTCGGAGCCGAGGGTCGGAACTTGGTCGCCTTGGCCCTGGCCTCGTCGCCGGGCGGCCCCTCCTGCCCTTTTTTTGCCACGGCCGTGACCCGATAGGTGTAGGTCAGGCCGGGCTTGACCTGAGCATCCTGGTAGGCGGGGCGATACACCTCGGCGATTTTCTCGAACCCCTTCTGCCCGAAGTCGCTGCGATAGACCCGATAGGCCTTCACATAGGTTTGGGGGCTGTT is a genomic window containing:
- a CDS encoding tetratricopeptide repeat protein; amino-acid sequence: MPRLYLAMALLLSFVSAPALALQQVDLLGEVSCGTPLDVALDETGNVITVQKGGTVVIATAEGRTLRTLGGKDAAGKLLLKKPTGVAWAQGQTYVVDRSAGQVVIFSGEGSLLSRFGRRGSGPREFDDPMGIAVHGGVIYVADRDNGRVQVFGPNGVYLHSIGSEGPEETLLKKPVDVAIDGRGFLFVADGGHRRVMVYRPDGAFQQAIGELGDPRAIDLVSDGLLVADAKKAQVVKYSFEGERLFSFGSKGKGRGQFLALGGIAVGGDGQIYAADSKRGTLQTFQVKTDSESGDDFRAPPPTSELLTKVLPVAADQLAWDRQGRLLALDRKGKKILALADGRVEREIPLAGFKPVAFTQDAAGNLWVLDHAKKQVVKLDDGGNSLFAFGSSGSREGSFSWPKDLVVSKRGAVIVADTGNGRVQIFNSDGLFLETLGKDSGSIFERPTALSLDGRDSLYVLDEGRKVVSVFSAEGVPLLEFGGAGSGPGRLLDPVDVAANGNEIFVLDAGSCSVKAFDTNGAFLREFGSKGEQEGEFRRPTSLALQSDLELWVADPEEERIQGFTSLYTPASPENISARAGMREVRLRWDNSPQTYVKAYRVYRSDFGQKGFEKIAEVYRPAYQDAQVKPGLTYTYRVTAVAKKGQEGPPGDEARAKATKFRPSAPRDVRASALPWEVALSWRPNREEFVDHYAVYRKGGGEPRLVGETREPSFVDVALDPETAYTFLVAAVSTDSEESTRTAVTVTTPVATRPPVEIYILEMQDIFSSNYKIYENEGIGLVRVTNNTSDHISRLKVFFTIKDFMDFPSEVEIEDLPPAQGADLALRAVFNNNILGVSEDTPVQTEIRASYFRNGEDRTFSRHHTLNLYEKHRMIWDVEERFATFINPKDPLLLDLSRGVAVQVPAAEQILPLGGALFETLGLLGLTYVQDPSNPYQVASGNTRMVDYVQYPRETLERRSGDCDDLVGLYCALLESLGIRTQVLAYPGHMFMMFDTGLDPDADLGPARGLLVEQAGTLWAPLEVTEVGASFMTAWESGSKAYRMWEGRGLTRMDIRQAWERFKPASLPPSEWRADPVAWEDLEREFPGEFKSLQKIVVQSAVSRYLARVKENPRDFEALLQLGVKYARQGELGEAIKRFGEAARLDPGNAAVKNNLGNAHFLAGDYRKAQKAYQEAAGLDAGDARIWVNLARAHLKLGSRKQAEDAFGRAERLDPGLKVEYRTIALELAENY